Part of the Falco biarmicus isolate bFalBia1 chromosome 4, bFalBia1.pri, whole genome shotgun sequence genome, GCAGGCCGTGCATGAAACCCACCTGCTACGAGCAGCGCAGGCTGTGCCCATCGGTAACGCAGGTAGGGCAGCGGGGGCCCTGCTCCGCACTGGGACAGGGGGtctgggaccctggggggccctTCCTGCTCAAGGACAGGCTGCATTGACATTTAAGTCTAGGAAAGCACATGGAAGGTAGAACCACGTAGGGGACACTCCCGGCAGGGAGGGCATGGCTATGCTGGCAGAACCGCCTCCGtcagctggctggggagggtgaAGTGGGATGAGCTGAGAAGAACAAGTGTCAGCTTCCCTGACATGTAGCACTAAAATATCCCCTCAAGTGGGCACGTCACTGCCCTTCTGCAGCACGTTCCTGGGAGTGTTTCAGGGGGCAGCGACATGGGGAGTGAGGGGCGCTCGGAGCAGTTTTGGCCCCTGGCTGGGCCGGGGCAGACCCAGGCTCATCTGGCTTGTGCTGGAAGGTACAGGCACGCCCGGGCAGGCAAGTGGGGGGCAGAGGTTTTAACCTCCTCTTCGTTGTTCTAAGGGGTGTGCAGAGAAGTGCTACTTCGGGCCGCGATGCCGCTTCCTTCACGACATCGGCGAGTACATGGCCACCAAGCCGGCTGACCTGGGGCGCAGCTGCGTGCTCTTTGAAACCTTCGGCAAGTGCGCTTATGGCGTGACATGCCGCTTCGCCCAGGCCCACCTCGGGGATGGCTACCAGAACATCGTCAATGCAGATCTGACCAAGCAGTGGGAAGGGAAGTCGCTGGTGAGGAACAACCTCTCCAAGGacctccagcaccagctgcgCAAGAGGAAGTTCAGCTTCAAGAAGGCTGACGAGTATCTCCGTGGTTTGGCCAAGCCCCACAGCGATGGTGGGAAGGGAGGCAAAGCCACGGGgtgctctgcagagaagcaagAGGTGTCCAACTGCGCAACACCCCAGGAGAGCCTGGGGGACAGCCCCGAATGTCCTGTGCTGCCAGTGCAGGGAGAGGATCCCAAAACAGACACCTCACAGagtcccagccccacaggccACCAGGAGGCTTCCTCCATCAAAACAGTGGGCCCGCTTACAGACGAAGACACGATAAAGCTGCGATCGTGTGAGAAGAAGAAGGTGAGAGTTTGGTCGAGGGCTGCCGTCTCTTGTGTGCCTGTCAAGTGGTTGAGATTGTGCTTGGGAAGACAGAAGAGACCTCTTAGCTGGGTGAGAGGCAGGCAGAGGACAGAGCTGCCTGGGCACTGCGTTCCTGAGGGGAAGGATGCGGGAAGGTGAGCTCTGGGGGCTGCGGTGGTGTCCTTGGAGGGGTGAAAACCAAGAGAAGCTGCAGCCCCTTGTGCCTGGTGGAGGGTAGGGGCTGAGTTGTGTGAGGGTGGGGATGTTCCGCAAGGAGAGctgaggctggggctggtgcgTTTGTGTGTGCTGCATGGTCCTCTCCCGGGGTGAGAGCATTGCCTTCATCCTCCTCATCATCACCTCCGTCCTTGCATCCATTAGCCAGCCTGTCTAGCCCCTGTATCTGTAACTGCTTTGAGTTTTCTCCAAGCTGAGCAGTGCAAACAGATCGGTTCAAGTTTTGGTTTCTTTATCCAAATGATATGTTCTCAGGGAACAGTTGAAGTTCTTGAATAAAACGGGTGGTTTTCTGGGTTTCCCACTGAGTTTTACCCAAGGCAAATGATAAAATTATTAGCTGGAACATCTTCCCATTTAACCACTTCTGGTTCAGCTCTGCTAACATGCTCCTCCAttcttgtgttttttccagctggaaatcCAAGGCAAGCTCTACTTGGCTCCACTGACCACGGTAGGTAAATTGTCTGTCCTGTTGTCAAAATGTGCCATTTCCACCTTTGGAACAGAGCAAATCTCCTGACAAACCAtctctctgctgcctcttccagTGCGGTAACCTCCCTTTCCGAAGGATATGCAAGCGCTTCGGGGCAGACGTCACCTGCGGAGAGATGGCTGTGTGCACAAACCTGCTCCAGGGCCAGTCCTCCGAGTGGGCTCTCCTCAAACGGCATCATACCGAAGATATTTTTGGGGTGCAGGTGAGTGCTATCATCTTGATAACCAAACAAATGGTAACTCGattcagaggagaaaagctgcttcttGAACCCGTGCAACCTGTCCCCCTTTGGTAGCTGGAGGGAGCGTTCCCAGACACGATGACCAAGTGTGCAGAGCTCCTGAACCAGACAATTGAAGTGGACTTTGTAGACATCAATGTTGGCTGTCCCATTGATTTGGTCTACAAGAAGGTAAGAAGATGTTCTGCGGTGTGTTTTGCTTCCTTCGGTAGATGTTTGTGTGACCTGCTCCTGCCAGTCTGACCCAGAGCTCCCCGTGCATTTTATGGGCGCTAGACTTGAGCCAGAAGGCAAATCAGCGGTCCAAAGAGCAGGGGATGGTTGCTGTCTCTGCCTGTCAAAGGCAGAAGTTGGAAAGGAAGAGAGCTGTAAGACTTTCTCCAAGTGTTGAGATGCTCCAAGCCTTACCTGCATCCCCTGAGCAGAGGGCTGCTGTTGGGCAGCTCCACGGAGGCTCTTCACTACGCAAGGAGGCAGAGAGTCTTGACTGCGCCATGTTTTGTCCCCTAGGGAGGAGGCTGTGCTCTGATGACTCGGTCCAACAAGTTTGAACAGATCGTCCGAGGGATGAACTCGGTGAGTCAGACCACCTGCCAGCGGTGGGAGATGAGCTGGTGGAGCCATCTCAtgccccagcctggcctcaTTCTCCCGTTTCTGCAGGTGCTGGATGTCCCACTGACTGTGAAGATACGGACAGGAGTGCAAGAAAAGATTAATGTGGCTCATAAAATAATCCCCAAGATCCGGGAGTGGGGAGCATCCATGGTCACGGTACAGGGATTACTTGCTGTGGCGTGAGATTGTTGGCTGGTGTCGGGGGGGCTCTGCTTGCATGTCAGCCTAGAGCACGATGTGGGGGTGACCTTACCCTTCCCCAAACTGAGTAGCTGTTTCAAGCACCTTTGACGAGCTGTGTACTACCTCTTAGCATTTTCTGCTaatgacagagaaaaatccAGATGCAGAGAGTATTTTCCTAGGTGCTGCTGAGCCTTGCATCCGTTACAGAGGGAGATGGTTCCTGCAGTGCCCTGGAACAGAGGTTTCAGCCAAATAAGCCTCatcacagcagggctggggaagcgATGGGACCAGCCCGTCGGCACGGGGATGGGTAGTTCCTGCCCACAGGAAATATTCCCCTTCCCTGTGAACAGTCACATTCGGTGAGGGCTCACTGCCActttcttccccagcttcaCGGCCGCTCCCGGGAGCAGCGGTACACGAGGGGTGCTGACTGGGACTACATAGCAGAATGTGCAAAAATAGCGAGCCCCATGCCTCTTTTTGGTAGGTCTTTCTGTTGTTCTGTCAcgtgggctgggaaaagctgcgTGTTTGATTTCAGATGCCTTTAAAAAATACGAGAATAGGCTCCCAAGGACATTCAGCCTGGGGGAAAGGTTGGGGTATCCCTACATGATGCAGCAGCTCCGGTGCAGCGCGGATCTGCCCAAGTGCTTGGGCCAGACGAGAGGAGCGCTGAGCAGAGTAGGAggggaggggacaggcaggaTACAGAGCACTTGGTTTTTAGCAGGTGCTTTCTCCCTTGGGCACTGTGGCACAAAGAGTCCCAGCTAAACCTTCAGGGTaagagctgggaggggagaaggctctgcttttccttgtaAGGGGAACGTTAATCCAGAACATCCCTGAGAGTCTCAACAGGAGCCCCAGAGCCCCTTTGGACAGTCTGGCTCTTGGACCTTGTGTCCATTTTGAATTTTATCCCATGCCTGGATTAACTCATTTTGACTTGCCCTCACGTATCCCTTTGACCTCTGGCTTCTCCCTTCTGGACAGGAAACGGTGATATTTTGTCGTACGAAGATGCTAATCGAGCCATGCAGATGGGCGTTTCGGGGGTTATGATTGCAAGGCAAGTGCCTGTGGTTCCCCTTTGCTTCTGAGCTCTGTTGgtgcaagaggaaaaatggaatttaaaatatacctaagcaaacccaaaacatgAGATCTTTCCTCTTGGTGAAACTACTCTAAAAATTAGTAAAGTCATTTTGCATCTGTGGGAGCTTAGAGCAGCTTCCTGTTGAAATTGAGAAAGTAAAGCAGCATCGGCTGCACGTGAGCCTCTTAAATTAACTGGCATCCTCGGAAACATCAGTCATGGGAATAACAA contains:
- the DUS3L gene encoding tRNA-dihydrouridine(47) synthase [NAD(P)(+)]-like, with the translated sequence MAAAGVAPVRARFLASKEQFHAYLRAGGQPGSKEEEEEEEVEEEGEEKKEASGCESEPPAKRVKPEELSEDGESQEDAGAEDKEPVERRRARGQNKSRPCMKPTCYEQRRLCPSVTQGCAEKCYFGPRCRFLHDIGEYMATKPADLGRSCVLFETFGKCAYGVTCRFAQAHLGDGYQNIVNADLTKQWEGKSLVRNNLSKDLQHQLRKRKFSFKKADEYLRGLAKPHSDGGKGGKATGCSAEKQEVSNCATPQESLGDSPECPVLPVQGEDPKTDTSQSPSPTGHQEASSIKTVGPLTDEDTIKLRSCEKKKLEIQGKLYLAPLTTCGNLPFRRICKRFGADVTCGEMAVCTNLLQGQSSEWALLKRHHTEDIFGVQLEGAFPDTMTKCAELLNQTIEVDFVDINVGCPIDLVYKKGGGCALMTRSNKFEQIVRGMNSVLDVPLTVKIRTGVQEKINVAHKIIPKIREWGASMVTLHGRSREQRYTRGADWDYIAECAKIASPMPLFGNGDILSYEDANRAMQMGVSGVMIARGALIKPWLFTEMKEQRHWDISSSERFDILKDFTNYGLEHWGSDTQGVEKTRKFLLEWLSFLCRYIPVGLLEHLPQKINERPPYYMGRDYLETLMASQNVDDWIKISEMLLGPVPTSFTFLPKHKANSYR